One Bacteroidota bacterium genomic window carries:
- a CDS encoding type I 3-dehydroquinate dehydratase codes for MICVAISNSDYRQCLATLQGIEMAEIRLDLTGFDEETIDLVFSGKVPLIATCRPDSMSESQQYKLLHRAIVAGAKYVDIELEASDEQRQRIVDLARRHECKVIISYHNYSETPGMRELFEIIDSCFAKGADIAKLATMVHNRVDNARLMSLYSDSRPLVAIGMGEEGKLSRVMAPLLGASFTFAAADGEVGTAPGQISYSDMKAIMAELSKYLTA; via the coding sequence ATGATTTGCGTAGCGATTTCCAATAGCGATTACAGGCAATGTCTGGCTACCCTGCAAGGTATTGAGATGGCCGAGATCCGGCTCGACCTTACCGGCTTTGATGAAGAGACCATTGATTTGGTTTTTTCCGGCAAGGTGCCACTGATAGCAACCTGCAGACCCGATTCGATGTCAGAATCACAGCAATACAAACTTTTGCATCGGGCTATTGTGGCAGGTGCCAAATATGTAGATATTGAACTGGAAGCCTCCGATGAACAAAGACAACGCATTGTGGACCTTGCCCGCAGGCATGAATGCAAAGTAATAATCTCGTACCATAATTATAGCGAAACCCCCGGCATGCGTGAGCTATTCGAAATTATCGACTCTTGTTTTGCGAAAGGTGCCGACATAGCCAAACTGGCCACAATGGTGCACAACCGGGTCGACAATGCCCGTTTGATGTCGCTCTATTCCGACTCCAGACCATTGGTAGCTATTGGCATGGGCGAGGAAGGGAAACTCTCGCGTGTAATGGCTCCCTTGTTAGGTGCATCGTTTACTTTTGCTGCTGCAGATGGCGAAGTTGGAACTGCTCCTGGACAAATATCCTATTCCGATATGAAAGCAATAATGGCCGAACTGTCAAAGTATTTAACTGCATAA
- a CDS encoding prephenate dehydrogenase has protein sequence MKINKILVLGAGRMGAWFVDSLCLDFEVAVFDTEKSRMRYLFNCHRLLTYDEIKAFEPELVINAVSLHKTIEVFESVMPYLPETCILSDITSVKTPLREFYLNSGRRFVSTHPMFGPTFAKMHDLSEQNAIIITQSDEEGKKFFRHFYHQFDIRIFEYTFIEHDKTIAYSLSIPFVSSMLFASCMKHQEAPGTTFRKHHQIAKGLLSEDDYLLSEILFSPYTYEQIDEIGKKHEELKRIIKDKDTAAMKLFLSGLRENMKE, from the coding sequence ATGAAAATCAATAAAATACTGGTGCTAGGAGCGGGGCGCATGGGAGCCTGGTTTGTCGATTCACTCTGTCTCGATTTCGAGGTGGCTGTTTTCGATACCGAAAAATCCCGCATGCGATACCTTTTCAATTGTCATCGATTGCTCACTTATGATGAAATTAAAGCCTTTGAACCCGAATTGGTGATTAATGCCGTTAGCCTGCATAAAACTATTGAGGTATTTGAGAGTGTGATGCCGTATTTGCCAGAGACTTGTATTTTATCGGATATTACTTCAGTAAAAACACCTCTGCGCGAATTTTACCTTAACTCCGGTAGGCGGTTCGTTTCTACTCATCCTATGTTTGGCCCTACCTTTGCTAAAATGCACGACCTGAGTGAGCAGAATGCAATCATAATCACGCAAAGTGACGAGGAAGGAAAAAAATTCTTTCGTCATTTTTATCACCAGTTCGATATTCGCATATTCGAGTATACTTTTATTGAGCACGATAAAACAATAGCCTATTCCCTGTCTATACCATTTGTGTCATCTATGCTTTTTGCTTCCTGCATGAAACACCAGGAAGCTCCCGGAACTACTTTCCGCAAGCACCATCAGATTGCTAAAGGTTTATTGTCTGAAGATGATTACCTGCTTTCTGAAATTCTGTTCAGTCCCTATACCTATGAGCAAATTGATGAAATTGGTAAAAAACACGAAGAGCTTAAGAGGATTATAAAAGACAAAGACACGGCAGCCATGAAATTGTTTCTTTCGGGCTTGCGCGAAAATATGAAAGAATAG
- a CDS encoding tetratricopeptide repeat protein, which translates to MRKLFSILFLSLGLFGYAQQPNYFLQGVSDLKNNNPDAAMQNLDKALKEDKYSARSYLYRGIAYYQTQLFTLAASDLSQAWKNGNPEAALWLAKIKAQLGEVDSCINYIQAYLKINPFASKSELLRISDFQPIQNSDSWYAYVSSSQNSPLEEAIEEVRYYFINNRPEDALSSVNQAISLYGNDVILLDLRAQVYNSLQNFSLAAADYRTLLKTNPSSSRFLKGLAQCQLNQKEFTQASENLRLLITEVPEDFELYLLHGTSELGNKQPANALRAVITFLNYFPTDSTALFLSAQAYFDLGQYQQALRSMNSLFEKYPPNARWFSHRGRCYFSTGAYNPAAYDFSMSLDLDPRNPQANLMLGNCYSKLGQPEKACYFWKRALNYGELQATEYLLNFCQ; encoded by the coding sequence ATGAGAAAGCTTTTCAGCATATTGTTTCTCAGCCTTGGTTTGTTTGGCTATGCCCAGCAACCTAATTATTTTCTGCAAGGTGTTTCCGACCTGAAAAACAATAATCCGGATGCTGCCATGCAAAACCTGGATAAAGCTTTAAAAGAAGACAAATACTCAGCCAGGTCTTATCTCTACCGGGGAATTGCCTATTATCAGACTCAATTGTTCACACTAGCTGCCAGCGATTTGTCGCAAGCCTGGAAAAATGGAAATCCTGAGGCGGCACTTTGGCTGGCAAAAATAAAGGCGCAATTGGGCGAAGTAGATTCTTGTATTAATTACATCCAGGCTTATCTGAAAATTAATCCCTTTGCCTCAAAGTCTGAATTATTGCGTATTTCCGATTTTCAGCCCATTCAAAATTCAGACAGTTGGTATGCCTATGTTTCTTCCAGCCAGAATTCTCCCCTCGAAGAAGCTATAGAAGAAGTAAGATATTATTTTATAAATAATCGGCCCGAAGATGCCCTTTCGTCAGTAAACCAAGCTATTAGCCTGTATGGCAATGATGTAATATTGCTCGACCTAAGGGCACAGGTTTATAATAGTCTGCAAAATTTTTCGCTGGCAGCTGCTGATTATCGTACACTTCTGAAAACAAATCCATCCAGCAGCCGATTTTTAAAAGGCTTAGCTCAATGCCAGTTAAATCAAAAAGAGTTTACCCAGGCAAGCGAAAATTTAAGATTGCTTATCACTGAAGTTCCGGAAGATTTCGAACTCTATCTCTTACATGGCACTTCGGAATTGGGCAACAAACAACCCGCAAATGCCCTCAGAGCAGTAATTACATTCCTTAATTATTTCCCAACAGATTCGACAGCGCTGTTTCTTTCTGCACAAGCCTATTTCGATTTAGGACAATACCAACAAGCCCTGCGCAGTATGAATTCGCTCTTTGAAAAATATCCTCCCAATGCCCGATGGTTTTCCCATCGTGGCCGGTGTTATTTCTCCACCGGAGCCTATAACCCGGCTGCATACGATTTTTCTATGAGCCTCGACCTCGATCCCCGCAATCCGCAAGCTAACCTGATGCTGGGAAATTGCTATTCGAAATTGGGGCAACCCGAAAAAGCCTGCTATTTCTGGAAACGGGCACTTAACTATGGCGAACTTCAGGCAACTGAATATCTTTTGAATTTCTGCCAGTAA
- a CDS encoding TonB-dependent receptor — protein MKITFVKYICLILTLFGTVPLMAQTAQKRIQILDSKTLQPVPLIHFSTQKQHGLSDEHGTILINHFEDCSLKLSHLSYGQISIPSSKLAEFLESGKILLEEKEILMQPTEIILVKSTSEPAANTVINQSDKITHDAGAFMDHIPGVSTIKKSGSYGFDPVFRGFKYEQLNIIMDGGQNSLAACPNRMDPPTSQVSINMTDRVEFLKGPYSLRYGNAIGGTFNFISPEPTFTEKAKIEGRVTGGYESNGNIIRSEAMLGLSQKINQTRIFSSYSTGDDYTDGNEQKVPASFSRLSSGITSNFKIAPSQVISLSATYNVANDVDFPSLPMDLRFDHTLLLNTRHSFETKNNTFRSLKTLVYGSFVDHRMDNFLRTQPPRTVDASTDANTETAGARTEALLNFGASKLYTGLDTRLNFQTGERTRKFLTGPNTGKSMKDNVWQDAHMQQLGTFAELQLPANKLLFITALRIDYNHSFLGKPDSGFVAVNPTHTQSVYSLSFNAGFTSKFSQSSKIGLWLGRGQRAASTTELYINYFPVGTDAYEMLGNPELKPEINYQADVNYTWQPPTSLFNVNLFISSVQNYISSTIRQDLTPRIASAPGVRQYINIKRAMITGFEVGYQQELPFNLLAGLTAAYTYAEDNEHQKPLPEIPPLDMQLVVKGSYFAQKIKPEVLLRHAIEQNRISAEYGETPTESFTIIDAAITYTPRPRISFLVGAKNLTGTNYYEHLSRSLSNTNNLPLNNPGRSVYAILLLQF, from the coding sequence ATGAAAATTACTTTTGTTAAATATATCTGTTTGATCCTTACTCTGTTTGGCACTGTACCTCTGATGGCACAAACTGCCCAGAAAAGAATACAAATTCTTGATTCAAAAACACTTCAACCCGTTCCACTGATTCACTTTTCGACCCAAAAGCAACATGGACTTTCCGATGAGCATGGTACCATACTTATTAACCATTTCGAAGATTGCTCGCTGAAACTATCGCATCTTTCTTATGGCCAGATATCTATACCCTCCAGCAAGCTAGCTGAGTTCCTGGAGTCTGGAAAAATTCTTCTCGAAGAAAAGGAAATTCTTATGCAACCTACCGAGATAATACTTGTAAAATCGACAAGCGAGCCTGCTGCAAATACCGTAATTAATCAGTCCGATAAGATTACCCACGATGCCGGAGCCTTTATGGATCATATCCCAGGGGTATCGACCATAAAAAAAAGTGGAAGCTACGGATTCGATCCGGTATTCCGTGGTTTTAAATACGAGCAGTTAAATATTATTATGGACGGTGGACAAAACTCCTTAGCCGCTTGCCCCAACCGCATGGACCCCCCTACAAGCCAGGTGAGCATAAATATGACCGACCGTGTGGAATTCTTAAAAGGGCCCTACTCTCTGCGTTATGGCAATGCGATAGGCGGTACATTTAATTTTATTTCGCCCGAACCTACATTTACGGAAAAAGCTAAAATAGAAGGTCGTGTCACTGGTGGATACGAATCGAACGGCAACATCATTCGCAGCGAGGCTATGCTGGGTTTAAGTCAGAAGATTAACCAGACCAGAATCTTTAGCTCCTATTCAACGGGCGATGATTATACCGATGGAAACGAACAGAAAGTTCCGGCTTCCTTTTCGCGCTTGAGTTCTGGTATCACAAGCAATTTTAAAATTGCTCCTTCACAGGTAATTAGTCTTTCTGCCACTTACAATGTGGCAAACGATGTCGATTTCCCTTCTTTACCAATGGATTTAAGGTTCGACCATACTTTACTTCTCAATACCAGACACAGTTTCGAAACGAAGAATAATACCTTCAGAAGCCTAAAGACTCTGGTTTATGGAAGTTTTGTGGATCACAGAATGGATAATTTCCTGCGCACCCAACCTCCACGCACAGTGGATGCCTCGACCGATGCAAACACAGAAACTGCAGGTGCAAGAACAGAAGCCTTGCTAAACTTTGGAGCCTCTAAACTTTACACCGGATTGGATACACGCCTTAATTTTCAAACCGGCGAGCGTACCCGTAAATTTCTTACCGGCCCGAATACAGGCAAAAGCATGAAGGATAATGTATGGCAAGATGCACACATGCAACAACTTGGCACATTTGCCGAGCTACAACTTCCAGCCAATAAACTTCTTTTCATAACAGCATTGCGCATAGATTATAACCATTCGTTTCTCGGTAAACCCGATTCTGGTTTTGTGGCAGTGAATCCGACGCATACACAATCGGTATATAGTCTGAGTTTCAATGCGGGATTTACCAGCAAGTTTAGCCAGAGCAGTAAAATAGGTTTGTGGCTGGGTCGTGGGCAAAGAGCAGCAAGCACCACAGAATTGTACATCAATTACTTTCCGGTGGGTACCGATGCCTATGAGATGTTGGGTAATCCTGAGCTGAAACCAGAAATTAACTACCAGGCCGATGTAAATTACACCTGGCAACCTCCTACCAGCCTGTTCAATGTCAATTTGTTTATTTCTTCCGTTCAGAATTATATTTCATCTACCATTCGCCAGGATCTCACACCTCGCATTGCTTCTGCACCGGGTGTCAGGCAATATATAAATATTAAACGTGCAATGATCACCGGATTTGAAGTGGGCTACCAGCAAGAATTACCGTTTAACCTTCTCGCGGGCCTCACGGCAGCTTATACCTATGCCGAGGATAACGAACACCAGAAACCCTTACCGGAAATCCCGCCACTTGACATGCAATTGGTGGTAAAGGGGAGTTATTTCGCGCAGAAAATAAAACCAGAAGTGTTGCTGCGGCATGCAATCGAACAAAACCGAATCTCAGCAGAATATGGCGAAACCCCTACCGAATCTTTTACAATAATTGATGCAGCAATTACATACACGCCAAGACCTCGGATAAGTTTTTTGGTGGGTGCAAAAAATCTTACAGGCACAAATTACTACGAACATTTAAGTCGCTCGCTAAGTAATACCAACAATTTACCTTTAAATAATCCGGGTCGGAGTGTATATGCGATTTTGTTGTTACAGTTTTAA
- the pyk gene encoding pyruvate kinase — protein MIKKTKIVATISDLRCDVDFIKSLFDAGMNVVRLNTAHQSKEDTLKVINNVRKVSERIALLLDTKGPEIRTSKSNYEYSVDRGDKLKIRGNSEKVTDETCVYLSHNRFVEEVEVGQKILVDDGELEMVVLQKIDDYLLCEATNSGVIKSKKSVNVPNGTFSLPALTERDRDYIQFAIEHDLDFVAHSFVRNKEDVKEIQDILDAKNSKVKIIAKIENQEGVDNIDEIIENVYGVMVARGDLAIEIPYEKIPGVQKKIINKCIEARKPVIVATQMLHSMIKNPRPTRAEVTDIANAIYSKTDAIMLSGETAYGEYPLEAVQTMSTIAMEVEASRGDYHKTPITVLSTKISAYLAKSAVEASIKLDARVIIADTFSGRTLRNLAGFRGRKAVYCQCYDKRVMRELALSFGVFANYMKADRANAFINVSLDQLSEMNEVNDDDCVIAIGGNFGISHGASFIEISSVNNIRQKYGK, from the coding sequence ATGATAAAAAAGACCAAAATTGTAGCAACCATTTCTGATTTGAGGTGCGATGTAGATTTTATCAAATCGCTCTTCGATGCAGGTATGAATGTGGTGCGACTCAACACAGCCCATCAATCGAAAGAAGACACTCTGAAAGTAATTAATAATGTTAGAAAAGTTTCTGAACGAATTGCCTTATTGCTCGATACCAAAGGGCCTGAAATTCGCACTTCAAAATCGAATTACGAATATTCGGTGGACCGTGGAGACAAGTTGAAAATAAGGGGTAATTCTGAAAAAGTAACCGACGAAACCTGCGTTTACCTTTCGCACAACAGGTTTGTGGAAGAGGTTGAAGTAGGCCAGAAAATACTGGTTGACGATGGGGAGTTGGAAATGGTGGTGCTGCAAAAAATTGACGACTATCTGCTTTGCGAGGCAACAAATAGTGGGGTGATTAAAAGCAAGAAAAGTGTGAATGTGCCTAACGGAACTTTTTCGCTTCCGGCGCTTACCGAACGTGACCGTGATTATATACAATTTGCCATTGAACACGACCTAGACTTTGTAGCTCACTCTTTTGTGCGCAACAAAGAAGATGTAAAAGAGATACAAGATATACTGGATGCTAAAAATTCGAAAGTAAAGATTATAGCTAAAATTGAAAACCAGGAAGGGGTTGATAACATCGACGAGATAATCGAGAATGTATATGGAGTAATGGTTGCCCGTGGAGACCTGGCCATTGAAATTCCTTATGAGAAAATACCGGGCGTTCAGAAAAAAATTATCAATAAGTGTATAGAGGCACGTAAGCCGGTAATTGTGGCTACCCAAATGCTTCATAGCATGATTAAGAACCCACGCCCGACACGTGCCGAGGTTACCGACATTGCTAACGCTATTTACAGTAAAACCGATGCCATTATGCTCAGCGGTGAAACAGCCTATGGAGAATATCCTTTAGAGGCTGTACAAACCATGTCGACCATTGCCATGGAAGTTGAAGCCAGCAGGGGCGACTATCATAAAACGCCCATCACAGTGCTGAGCACAAAAATATCGGCATATCTGGCCAAATCGGCTGTAGAAGCCTCCATTAAACTCGATGCCCGTGTAATTATTGCCGATACTTTTAGCGGTCGCACCTTACGCAATCTGGCTGGGTTCCGAGGTCGCAAAGCTGTGTATTGCCAATGCTACGACAAAAGAGTAATGCGCGAATTAGCCCTCTCCTTTGGTGTTTTTGCCAACTACATGAAAGCCGACCGTGCCAATGCGTTTATAAATGTGAGCCTTGATCAGCTTAGCGAAATGAATGAGGTAAATGACGACGATTGTGTAATTGCTATTGGTGGTAATTTCGGAATTTCGCATGGTGCATCGTTTATAGAAATCAGCAGCGTAAATAACATACGCCAGAAATACGGAAAATAG
- the xerD gene encoding site-specific tyrosine recombinase XerD — protein MDENLLVEYRQFLLLEQNLSESTLENYLRDLQKVFKFLEYTYAGISYKSIEIHHLRAFLHELNKVGVAETTQARHVSSIKSFFRFLLYTNKLEENPTALLEAPRLGRKLPVVLSVEEIDRMIAVIDLSKSEGHRNKAILETLYGCGLRVSELVNLKLTDIAVDEGFIRVRGKGDKERLVPIGQTALTAIEHYKEQQRNHLEIQKQAANVLFLNRRGNKLSRVMIFNIIKILAERAGIIKNISPHTFRHSFATHLVEGGADLRAVQEMLGHESIITTEIYTHLDQSYLRQTIIEHHPRA, from the coding sequence TTGGACGAAAATCTATTGGTTGAATACCGCCAGTTTCTGTTGCTGGAGCAGAATTTATCTGAAAGTACTCTTGAGAATTACCTACGCGATTTGCAAAAAGTATTTAAATTTCTCGAATACACTTACGCGGGAATCAGTTACAAGTCGATAGAAATCCATCATCTGAGGGCCTTTCTGCATGAGCTTAACAAGGTTGGTGTAGCTGAGACCACTCAAGCCAGGCATGTATCTTCGATCAAATCTTTTTTTCGTTTTTTGTTATACACGAATAAATTAGAAGAAAATCCCACTGCTCTTCTTGAAGCTCCCAGGCTGGGTCGCAAATTACCGGTTGTGCTATCGGTCGAAGAAATCGACAGGATGATAGCGGTGATTGACTTATCAAAGTCAGAAGGGCACCGGAACAAAGCCATTCTGGAAACTCTCTATGGATGTGGCTTGCGTGTTTCGGAACTGGTAAATCTGAAGCTTACCGACATTGCTGTCGACGAGGGATTTATACGCGTTAGAGGAAAGGGTGATAAAGAAAGGCTTGTGCCTATTGGACAAACAGCACTTACAGCCATTGAACACTATAAAGAGCAACAACGCAATCATCTCGAAATTCAAAAACAGGCGGCCAATGTTCTTTTTCTCAACCGTCGGGGCAACAAATTGTCGCGGGTAATGATTTTTAATATCATTAAAATCCTTGCCGAAAGGGCCGGTATTATAAAAAATATTAGTCCACATACATTCCGGCATTCTTTTGCCACTCATTTGGTGGAGGGTGGTGCCGATTTACGGGCAGTGCAGGAGATGTTGGGTCATGAGTCTATCATAACCACCGAAATATACACTCATCTCGACCAAAGTTACCTGCGCCAGACCATCATCGAACATCACCCACGAGCATAG
- a CDS encoding gliding motility-associated C-terminal domain-containing protein yields MILGKKMLGRKAIVYLLLLGSWLPSVSLATHNRAGEITYKRISGYTFEFKITTYTYALSGANRASLPVSWGDGTSQEIGLTSRINLPNDYLFNTYVATHTFPGPGTYRILMEDPNRNEGVSNIPNSVNVIFSIQTLMLIEPFIGTNSTPVLLNPPIDKAARNHTFIHNPAAYDSDGDSISYSLTVCTEAGGRPIEGYTFPTASDTLYVDPVSGDLTWITPVDLGVYNIAIYIDEWRNGIKIGRITRDMQIDVYDTDNNPPVNQSIPDFCVEAGDTITFLVTSTDTDNDAVKQTMTGAPFFDGTATFELIEAGAGFSTSRFTWITNCNQAQQQPYSLVLKSEDVVTDVSLVDITSFQVRVLHNAPKNLVAEASTDNIKLNWKRSNCGIPQGYNIYRRIGSYDFIPDSCENGLPGYTGYSLIGQVDGQNDTTFIDDDQGQGLVPGFDYCYRITAFYGDGAESFASNEICAILIPGLPAMLQVSVLEDNASTGEISVKWAKPIDFDTIDDGPYIYEVYRQSPNETSYSLIDTIHSITLADTSFIDKNINTLQFPYYYSVRLLYLDSNNEWILYPGYESASSMYLNLIGKDNTIYIDVLKRSPWLNKSYAIFRKAELEVDFDSIASVNNPTYADINLGNLVPYTYRVKSSGERPLNNRLYQTTNISHLNTTSAVDTIFPCAPLPSVISVCDSAYNLLSWLSPKAICGSNDVVNYLIYYSPSQNTPLQLIETLNETDTVYIHRLGIETLAAIYGVAAVDSFGNTSKINTVSIDSCLMFSLPNVFSPNGDGVNDMFVSYNLGGFVKRVDMAIFNRYGQVVYKTTDPDVNWNGIHKDSKKTVSTGVYYYICDVIEPRLTGEVHRTLKGFIHVYSGNETNISGE; encoded by the coding sequence ATGATTTTAGGTAAAAAAATGCTCGGCCGAAAAGCCATCGTGTATCTGCTTCTGCTTGGAAGCTGGCTACCCTCTGTATCGCTTGCTACCCACAACCGTGCAGGAGAAATAACCTATAAACGAATCAGCGGCTATACTTTCGAATTTAAAATTACCACCTACACCTATGCACTCAGTGGCGCTAACCGCGCATCACTCCCAGTTTCCTGGGGCGATGGCACCTCTCAGGAAATAGGGCTTACATCACGCATCAACCTCCCAAATGACTATCTTTTCAATACCTATGTAGCTACCCATACCTTTCCGGGTCCGGGCACCTACCGCATCCTTATGGAAGACCCCAACCGGAACGAAGGCGTGAGCAACATCCCCAATTCGGTGAATGTGATCTTTTCCATTCAAACCCTTATGCTTATTGAACCTTTTATAGGCACCAATTCAACTCCGGTGCTCTTAAATCCGCCCATCGACAAAGCTGCCCGTAACCACACCTTTATTCATAATCCTGCCGCCTACGATTCCGATGGCGACAGCATTTCTTATAGCCTTACCGTATGCACCGAAGCCGGAGGAAGACCCATTGAAGGATATACATTTCCAACCGCCAGTGACACTCTATATGTCGATCCGGTAAGTGGCGACCTTACCTGGATTACACCTGTTGACCTTGGAGTATACAACATTGCCATATACATCGATGAATGGCGAAACGGCATTAAAATAGGGCGTATTACACGCGATATGCAAATTGATGTGTACGACACCGACAACAATCCACCGGTGAATCAGTCCATTCCGGATTTTTGCGTAGAAGCAGGCGACACCATCACTTTCCTGGTTACTTCTACCGACACTGACAACGATGCCGTAAAACAGACCATGACCGGTGCACCCTTTTTTGATGGCACGGCCACCTTCGAGCTCATCGAAGCTGGAGCAGGATTCAGCACCTCCCGCTTTACCTGGATTACTAATTGCAACCAGGCACAGCAGCAACCCTACAGTTTGGTGTTAAAATCAGAAGATGTGGTAACCGATGTCAGTTTGGTCGATATTACCAGCTTTCAGGTGCGGGTGCTGCACAATGCTCCAAAAAATCTGGTTGCCGAAGCTAGCACCGACAATATCAAACTCAACTGGAAACGCAGTAATTGCGGTATTCCGCAGGGATACAATATTTACCGACGTATCGGATCCTACGATTTTATCCCTGATAGTTGCGAGAATGGCTTGCCCGGATATACAGGCTATTCGCTCATAGGCCAGGTTGATGGACAGAATGATACTACTTTTATAGACGATGACCAGGGGCAAGGTCTGGTGCCCGGATTTGATTACTGTTATAGGATTACAGCATTTTATGGCGATGGAGCAGAGAGTTTTGCATCGAACGAAATTTGCGCCATACTCATACCCGGATTGCCTGCAATGCTGCAAGTAAGTGTGCTGGAAGACAATGCCAGTACAGGTGAAATATCGGTAAAATGGGCAAAACCAATCGATTTCGATACAATTGACGACGGCCCCTATATTTACGAAGTATATCGGCAAAGCCCCAACGAAACAAGCTATTCCCTTATTGACACCATACATTCCATAACCCTCGCTGACACAAGTTTCATCGACAAAAACATCAATACGCTTCAATTTCCTTATTATTACTCAGTAAGGCTTCTATACCTGGATAGTAATAATGAGTGGATATTGTATCCGGGATACGAATCGGCCTCGTCGATGTACCTCAATTTAATTGGTAAAGACAATACAATTTATATCGATGTATTAAAACGTTCGCCCTGGCTGAATAAATCGTATGCTATTTTCAGAAAAGCGGAATTGGAAGTTGATTTTGATTCCATTGCATCGGTAAACAACCCTACTTATGCCGATATCAATCTGGGCAACCTGGTACCTTACACCTACCGGGTAAAAAGCTCTGGCGAACGCCCTTTAAACAACCGCCTCTATCAAACTACCAATATTTCGCACCTGAACACTACCTCGGCAGTCGATACTATATTCCCTTGTGCACCCCTGCCTTCTGTAATTTCGGTATGCGACAGTGCCTACAACCTTTTAAGCTGGTTAAGCCCAAAAGCCATTTGTGGTTCAAACGACGTGGTAAACTATCTGATATACTACAGTCCGAGTCAGAATACTCCGCTTCAATTAATTGAAACCCTAAACGAAACCGACACAGTATACATACACCGGCTAGGCATTGAAACCCTGGCTGCAATATATGGCGTGGCAGCGGTAGATTCTTTCGGAAATACCAGTAAAATCAACACGGTTTCTATCGATTCCTGCCTGATGTTCTCGCTGCCCAATGTCTTTAGTCCAAACGGCGATGGAGTCAACGATATGTTTGTCTCTTACAACCTGGGGGGATTTGTTAAACGGGTAGATATGGCAATTTTTAATCGTTATGGTCAGGTGGTTTATAAAACTACCGACCCCGATGTCAATTGGAATGGAATCCATAAAGACTCAAAAAAGACAGTGTCCACAGGAGTTTACTACTATATCTGCGATGTAATTGAACCGCGCCTAACAGGTGAAGTACACCGCACTCTGAAAGGATTTATTCATGTGTATTCTGGCAATGAAACCAACATTTCCGGCGAATGA
- a CDS encoding chorismate synthase, producing the protein MNSFGHLFRINIFGESHGPGVGIVVDGLPAGLQLEVADFNADLSRRRAGAKGTTPRKEADLPRLVNGVFNNFTTGAPLLIQFENTNTRSADYDKLREMPRPGHADFVASKKFGGFEDFRGGGHFSARITLGLVAAGVVAKKLLSQVSISAKLIEAGGNADVDAAVDRALEEQDSIGGIIECRIKGLPVGLGEPFFDSVESVLAHMMFSIPAVKGIEFGSGFAAARMRGSEHNDNILSMDGKTETNHAGGINGGITNGNELVFRLAIKPTSSISKEQKTLNVKTGKVESLVVEGRHDLCVALRAPVIVEAATAIVLADFMMQAQEIKRIIQ; encoded by the coding sequence ATGAACAGTTTTGGACATCTATTCAGAATTAACATTTTTGGAGAATCGCATGGTCCGGGAGTGGGTATCGTAGTTGATGGCCTGCCAGCAGGTTTGCAGTTGGAGGTTGCCGATTTTAATGCCGATCTTTCGCGCAGGCGTGCCGGAGCCAAGGGCACTACACCGCGCAAAGAGGCCGACCTACCACGTTTGGTTAACGGTGTGTTTAACAACTTCACTACGGGTGCCCCCTTGTTAATTCAGTTCGAAAATACCAACACCCGCTCGGCCGATTATGATAAGCTGCGCGAAATGCCTCGTCCTGGGCATGCCGACTTTGTAGCATCGAAAAAATTTGGCGGTTTTGAAGATTTTCGTGGTGGGGGTCATTTCTCTGCCCGCATCACTCTTGGTCTGGTAGCTGCCGGGGTAGTGGCCAAAAAGCTCTTATCGCAAGTGAGCATTTCGGCGAAATTGATTGAGGCTGGCGGCAATGCAGATGTGGATGCTGCTGTGGATAGGGCCTTAGAAGAGCAGGACTCCATCGGGGGCATTATCGAATGCCGGATAAAAGGATTGCCGGTTGGTCTGGGCGAACCGTTTTTCGATTCTGTGGAATCGGTACTGGCTCATATGATGTTCTCTATTCCAGCAGTAAAGGGAATTGAGTTTGGCTCTGGCTTTGCCGCAGCCCGTATGCGCGGAAGCGAGCACAACGATAATATTTTGTCGATGGATGGGAAAACAGAAACCAATCATGCCGGAGGCATCAATGGGGGCATTACCAATGGCAACGAATTGGTTTTTAGGCTTGCCATCAAACCTACTTCCAGCATTTCGAAAGAACAAAAAACATTGAATGTAAAAACAGGAAAGGTAGAAAGTCTTGTTGTCGAAGGCCGTCACGATTTGTGTGTGGCACTAAGGGCCCCGGTGATAGTGGAGGCTGCCACTGCCATTGTGCTGGCAGATTTTATGATGCAGGCCCAGGAGATTAAGCGTATCATTCAGTAA